A stretch of Henckelia pumila isolate YLH828 chromosome 4, ASM3356847v2, whole genome shotgun sequence DNA encodes these proteins:
- the LOC140862242 gene encoding uncharacterized protein — translation MQGFAVTFNTSLAKAAHLSYTSILCATTASPQPRTSSNQSSPAVPCMVAALSIKAMAEILTTPEHGSKSSFSGKRRALISLSDKKDLALLGNGLQDLGFTIVSTGGTASALESSGVPVTKVEELTCFPEMLDGRVKTLHPSIHGGILARRDQEHHMESLNKYGIGTFDVVVVNLYPFYEMVSSSSGISFEDGIENIDIGGPAMIRAAAKNHKDVLVVVDSGEYPALLEYLKGGQDDQQFRRRLAWKAFQHVSSYDSAVSEWLWKQTGGDKFPPTITVPLSIKSSLRYGENPHQKAAFYADKSLSEVNGGGIATAIQHHGKEMSYNNYLDADAAWNCVCEFSKPTCVVVKHTNPCGVASRDDVIKAYRLAVKADPVSAFGGIVAFNVEVDEALAKDIREFRSPTDGETRMFYEIVVAPKYTEKGLEVLRGKSKTLRILEASKNDKGKLSLRQVGGGWLAQEADDLTPEDIQFDIVSDKIPQESELSDSKFAWLCVKHVKSNAIVIAKNNCMLGMGSGQPNRLESLRIAMRKAGDEVKGAALASDAFFPFAWNDAVEEACQSGISVIAEPGGSIRDADAIDCCKKYGVSLIFTNVRHFRH, via the exons ATGCAGGGTTTCGCCGTCACCTTCAACACTTCACTTGCTAAGGCGGCGCATCTATCATACACGAGCATTCTCTGCGCCACCACGGCTTCTCCCCAGCCAAGAACTTCATCCAACCAATCG TCACCCGCGGTTCCGTGTATGGTAGCTGCGCTTTCAATTAAAGCTATGGCGGAAATTCTCACAACTCCCGAGCATGGCTCCAAGTCCTCGTTTTCTG GAAAGAGGCGAGCATTGATTTCACTTTCAGACAAGAAAGATTTAGCTTTGCTCGGCAATGGATTGCAGGATTTGGG GTTCACAATTGTTTCAACTGGAGGAACAGCATCAGCATTGGAAAGTTCTGGAGTTCCTGTCACCAAAGTGGAGGAACTTACTTGTTTTCCTGAAATG CTTGATGGCCGTGTTAAAACTTTACACCCAAGCATACATGGTGGTATTCTTGCTAGAAGAGATCAAGAGCATCACATGGAGTCCCTCAATAAATATGGAATTG gtaCATTTGATGTGGTAGTGGTGAATTTGTATCCCTTCTATGAAATGGTTTCCTCATCAAGTGGTATTTCCTTCGAGGATGGGATTGAGAACATAGATATCGGTGGACCTGCCATGATTAGGGCTGCTGCAAAg AACCACAAGGATGTCTTGGTTGTGGTTGATTCTGGAGAATATCCAGCTCTCCTAGAGTATCTCAAAGGAGGACAAGATGACCAGCAGTTTCGAAGGAGGCTTGCATGGAAAGCTTTTCAGCACGTTTCTTCTTATGACTCAGCAGTTTCAGAATGGTTGTGGAAGCAAACTGGGGGAG ACAAGTTTCCTCCAACCATAACGGTGCCTTTATCCATCAAGAGTTCACTTCGGTATGGGGAAAATCCACATCAAAAAGCTGCATTTTATGCTGACAAGTCTCTTTCTGAGGTCAATGGTGGTGGGATTGCAACTGCTATTCAACATCATGGAAAG GAAATGTCATACAATAATTATTTAGATGCCGATGCAGCTTGGAACTGTGTCTGTGAGTTCAGTAAACCAACATGTGTGGTCGTGAAACACACAAATCCTTGTGGAGTGGCATCACGTGATGATGTTATTAAAGCATACAGGCTAGCTGTTAAAGCTGATCCAGTCAGTGCTTTTGGTGGTATTGTCGCCTTCAATGTCGAAGTAGATGAG GCTCTTGCAAAAGATATTCGAGAGTTTAGGAGCCCAACAGATGGTGAAACTCGAATGTTTTACGAGATCGTAGTTGCGCCTAAGTATACTGAAAAGGGTCTTGAGGTACTGCGTGGAAAGTCCAAGACACTGAGAATCCTCGAAGCAAGTAAAAATGATAAAGGGAAACTATCACTCAGACAAGTTGGTGGGGGTTGGTTAGCTCAGGAGGCAGATGATCTGACACCAGAAGATATCCAGTTCGACATTGTTTCTGATAAAATTCCACAAGAAAGTGAACTGTCTGATTCTAAATTTGCATGGCTTTGTGTGAAGCATGTGAAAAGCAATGCAATTGTTATTGCAAAG AACAATTGTATGCTAGGTATGGGAAGTGGACAACCAAACCGTCTTGAGAGTTTGAGGATAGCAATGAGGAAAGCTGGGGATGAAGTCAAGGGAGCTGCATTGGCCAGTGATGCTTTCTTCCCATTTG CCTGGAATGATGCTGTTGAAGAAGCATGTCAAAGTGGGATCAGTGTTATTGCTGAGCCGGGAGGAAGCATCCGAGATGCCGATGCAATCGATTGCTGTAAGAAGTATGGAGTATCACTTATATTTACCAATGTAAGGCACTTTAGGCATTGA
- the LOC140863947 gene encoding DExH-box ATP-dependent RNA helicase DExH9 isoform X1 → MGSVKRKSLEAAISEDYEAPTKKPQQDNGFMKTIDEPVACLHDTSYPEGYLPRKALNSGSIKVENSKPAKEFPFTLDPFQLEAIKCLDSGESVMVSAHTSAGKTVVALYAIAMSLQHKQRVIYTSPIKALSNQKYREFKEEFSDVGLMTGDVTIDPSASCLVMTTEIWRSMQYKGSEVIREVAWTIFDEVHYMRDRERGVVWEESIVMAPKNSRFVFLSATVPNAKEFADWVAKVHQQPCHIVYTDYRPTPLQHYIFPSGGDGLYLVVDEKGKFREDSFQKALNALVPTNEDRKKDNGFRQKGLVVGKAGEDSDIFKMVKMIIMRQYDPVICFSFSKRECEFLAMQMSKMDLNNDDEKANIETIFWSAMDMLSDDDKKLPQVSNMLPLLKRGIGVHHSGLLPILKEVIEILFQEGFIKCLFATETFSIGLNMPAKTVVFTNVRKFDGDKFRWISSGEYIQMSGRAGRRGIDERGICILMVDENLEPSTAKLMLKGSADPLNSAFHLSYNMLLNQIRSEDGDPETLLRNSFYQFQSDRAIPDLEKQAKVLEEERESMIIEQEDSLENYYSLLEQYKTLKKDVRDIVLSPKHCLPFLQPGRLVCIQCTKNDEDSSSFSVKDDVTWGVIINFVRIREVSEEDGSKKPEDSSYMVDVLTRCRLQKNELAKKTIRILPIKEPGEAAVISIPLSLIDFLSSIRVIIPKDLLPVKARENTLKKVSEVLDRFVKEGMPLLDPEDDMKVQSSSYKKAASRIEKLENLFEKHEIAKSPLIEQKLKVLHTKKELTAKIKSVKRMMRSSSVLAFKGELKARKRVLRRMGYITSDDVVELKGKVACEISSADELTLTELMFNGVLKDIKVEEMISLLSCFVWQEKLQEAQKPRDELEMLFMQLQDTARKVAKVQLECKVQIDVEGFVSSFRPDVMEAVYAWAKGSKFYEIMEISQVFEGSLIRAIRRLEEVLQQLIQAAKSIGETELEVKFEEAVSKIKRDIVFAASLYL, encoded by the exons ATGGGTTCAGTGAAGAGGAAGTCGTTGGAAGCGGCGATAAGCGAGGATTACGAGGCTCCGACGAAAAAGCCGCAGCAAGACAATGGTTTCATGAAAACTATTGATGAGCCAGTGGCATGCCTGCATGATACATCTTATCCAGAGGGATATTTGCCTCGTAAAGCTTTGAATTCGGGTTCAATAAAAGTAGAAAACTCGAAGCCTGCCAAAGAGTTCCCTTTTACCCTCGACCCTTTTCAGTTGGAAGCAATCAAATGTTTAGACAGTGGAGAATCTGTCATG GTCTCTGCACATACATCTGCGGGAAAGACTGTTGTGGCATTGTATGCGATTGCAATGTCATTACAGCACAAGCAACGTGTGATATATACGTCCCCAATTAAGGCTCTCAGTAATCAGAAGTACAGAGAGTTCAAAGAAGAGTTTTCGGATGTGGGGTTGATGACAGGTGATGTGACTATTGACCCCAGTGCTTCCTGCTTG GTGATGACTACCGAGATCTGGCGAAGCATGCAGTACAAAGGATCTGAAGTTATAAGGGAGGTAGCATGGACCATTTTCGATGAGGTGCATTACATGAGAGACAGGGAGAGGGGTGTAGTGTGGGAAGAGAGCATCGTTATGGCACCAAAGAACTCCCGGTTCGTGTTCCTCTCAGCTACAGTTCCCAATGCGAAGGAATTTGCTGATTGGGTTGCAAAG GTGCACCAACAACCATGCCATATTGTTTATACGGATTATAGGCCTACGCCACTGCAACATTACATATTCCCTTCTGGAGGTGATGGCCTTTATTTGGTGGTCGATGAGAAAGGAAAGTTTCGTGAGGACAGCTTTCAGAAAGCTTTAAATGCGCTAGTTCCTACTAATGAAGACAGAAAGAAGGACAATGGATTTCGACAGAAAGGTTTAGTTGTTGGAAAAGCTGGCGAGGATAGTGACATATTTAAAATGGTGAAAATGATTATCATGCGCCAGTATGATCCTGTCATATGTTTCAGTTTCAGCAAAAGGGAATGTGAATTTCTTGCAATGCAG ATGTCAAAAATGGATCTGAACAACGATGATGAGAAGGCGAATATTGAAACTATATTTTGGAGTGCTATGGATATGCTATCCGATGATGATAAAAAGCTGCCACAG GTCTCGAACATGCTTCCCTTATTGAAAAGAGGAATAGGTGTGCATCATTCTGGTTTGCTTCCCATCCTGAAGGAAGTTATTGAAATTCTATTTCAGGAAGGATTCATCAAG TGTTTGTTTGCAACAGAGACCTTCAGCATAGGGCTGAACATGCCTGCCAAAACTGTTGTCTTCACGAATGTCCGCAAATTTGATGGAGATAAATTTAGGTGGATATCTAGTGGGGAATACATACAAATGAGTGGTCGGGCTGGTCGGCGCGGAATTGATGAACGTGGCATTTGCATCCTAATGGTTGACGAGAATCTAGAACCTTCCACAGCTAAGCTGATGTTAAAAGGAAGCGCTGACCCTTTGAACAG TGCATTCCACTTGAGCTACAATATGTTATTGAATCAAATCCGAAGTGAAGACGGTGATCCTGAAACTTTGCTGCGCAATTCTTTCTACCAATTTCAATCAGACCGAGCCATTCCTGATCTCGAA AAACAGGCAAAAGTCCTTGAAGAGGAGAGGGAGTCGATGATAATAGAACAGGAGGATAGTTTGGAGAATTATTACTCTCTGCTAGAGCAATATAAAACCTTGAAAAAGGATGTCCGTGATATCGTGTTATCGCCAAAACACTGTTTACCCTTCCTGCAGCCCGGCAGGCTTGTATGCATCCAATGTACAAAGAATGATGAAGATTCGTCATCATTTTCTGTTAAAGATGATGTAACATGGGGAGTCATAATTAATTTTGTGAGGATTAGAGAAGTTTCTGAAG AGGATGGAAGTAAGAAGCCTGAGGACTCGAGCTATATGGTGGATGTTCTCACAAGATGTCGCTTGCAGAAGAATGAACTTGCTAAAAAAACAATCAGGATCCTTCCAATTAAGGAACCTGGCGAGGCTGCTGTTATTTCAATTCCCCTTTCACTG ATTGATTTCTTGAGTAGTATCCGGGTAATAATACCAAAAGACCTCCTGCCAGTTAAGGCTCGAGAAAATACGCTTAAGAAAGTGTCTGAAGTTCTCGATAGATTTGTTAAAGAAGGCATGCCTCTCCTAGATCCTGAAGATGATATGAAG GTTCAAAGCAGCTCTTATAAGAAGGCAGCAAGTAGAATAGAAAAGTTGGAGAACCTTTTTGAAAAGCATGAAATTGCCAAATCTCCACTGATTGAGCAAAAGCTAAAAGTTCTGCACACAAAGAAAGAACTTACTGCCAAAATCAAATCTGTAAAGAgaatgatgcggtcttcttcaGTATTAGCATTCAAAGGTGAACTTAAAGCGAGGAAAAGAGTACTGAGGAGAATGGG ATATATTACGAGTGATGATGTTGTGGAGCTGAAGGGCAAAGTTGCATGTGAAATCAGCAGTGCAGATGAATTGACATTGACGGAACTTATGTTCAATGGGGTTCTGAAGGATATTAAGGTGGAGGAGATGATATCTCTTCTCTCGTGTTTTGTGTGGCAAGAAAAGCTACAGGAAGCCCAAAAGCCTCGAGATGAACTTGAGATGCTTTTCATGCAATTACAGGATACAGCACGTAAGGTTGCCAAGGTTCAGCTCGAGTGCAAG GTTCAAATTGATGTTGAGGGTTTTGTGAGTTCTTTCAGACCAGATGTTATGGAGGCGGTTTATGCCTGGGCAAAAGGATCCAAATTCTATGAAATTATGGAAATATCACAGGTGTTTGAAGGAAGTTTGATCAGGGCTATCAGGAGACTGGAGGAAGTCCTTCAGCAGCTGATACAAGCAGCTAAATCAATTGGAGAAACAGAGCTTGAAGTAAAATTTGAAGAAGCTGTCAGCAAGATAAAGAGAGATATCGTCTTTGCAGCTTCATTGTATTTGTAG
- the LOC140863947 gene encoding DExH-box ATP-dependent RNA helicase DExH9 isoform X2, producing the protein MTTEIWRSMQYKGSEVIREVAWTIFDEVHYMRDRERGVVWEESIVMAPKNSRFVFLSATVPNAKEFADWVAKVHQQPCHIVYTDYRPTPLQHYIFPSGGDGLYLVVDEKGKFREDSFQKALNALVPTNEDRKKDNGFRQKGLVVGKAGEDSDIFKMVKMIIMRQYDPVICFSFSKRECEFLAMQMSKMDLNNDDEKANIETIFWSAMDMLSDDDKKLPQVSNMLPLLKRGIGVHHSGLLPILKEVIEILFQEGFIKCLFATETFSIGLNMPAKTVVFTNVRKFDGDKFRWISSGEYIQMSGRAGRRGIDERGICILMVDENLEPSTAKLMLKGSADPLNSAFHLSYNMLLNQIRSEDGDPETLLRNSFYQFQSDRAIPDLEKQAKVLEEERESMIIEQEDSLENYYSLLEQYKTLKKDVRDIVLSPKHCLPFLQPGRLVCIQCTKNDEDSSSFSVKDDVTWGVIINFVRIREVSEEDGSKKPEDSSYMVDVLTRCRLQKNELAKKTIRILPIKEPGEAAVISIPLSLIDFLSSIRVIIPKDLLPVKARENTLKKVSEVLDRFVKEGMPLLDPEDDMKVQSSSYKKAASRIEKLENLFEKHEIAKSPLIEQKLKVLHTKKELTAKIKSVKRMMRSSSVLAFKGELKARKRVLRRMGYITSDDVVELKGKVACEISSADELTLTELMFNGVLKDIKVEEMISLLSCFVWQEKLQEAQKPRDELEMLFMQLQDTARKVAKVQLECKVQIDVEGFVSSFRPDVMEAVYAWAKGSKFYEIMEISQVFEGSLIRAIRRLEEVLQQLIQAAKSIGETELEVKFEEAVSKIKRDIVFAASLYL; encoded by the exons ATGACTACCGAGATCTGGCGAAGCATGCAGTACAAAGGATCTGAAGTTATAAGGGAGGTAGCATGGACCATTTTCGATGAGGTGCATTACATGAGAGACAGGGAGAGGGGTGTAGTGTGGGAAGAGAGCATCGTTATGGCACCAAAGAACTCCCGGTTCGTGTTCCTCTCAGCTACAGTTCCCAATGCGAAGGAATTTGCTGATTGGGTTGCAAAG GTGCACCAACAACCATGCCATATTGTTTATACGGATTATAGGCCTACGCCACTGCAACATTACATATTCCCTTCTGGAGGTGATGGCCTTTATTTGGTGGTCGATGAGAAAGGAAAGTTTCGTGAGGACAGCTTTCAGAAAGCTTTAAATGCGCTAGTTCCTACTAATGAAGACAGAAAGAAGGACAATGGATTTCGACAGAAAGGTTTAGTTGTTGGAAAAGCTGGCGAGGATAGTGACATATTTAAAATGGTGAAAATGATTATCATGCGCCAGTATGATCCTGTCATATGTTTCAGTTTCAGCAAAAGGGAATGTGAATTTCTTGCAATGCAG ATGTCAAAAATGGATCTGAACAACGATGATGAGAAGGCGAATATTGAAACTATATTTTGGAGTGCTATGGATATGCTATCCGATGATGATAAAAAGCTGCCACAG GTCTCGAACATGCTTCCCTTATTGAAAAGAGGAATAGGTGTGCATCATTCTGGTTTGCTTCCCATCCTGAAGGAAGTTATTGAAATTCTATTTCAGGAAGGATTCATCAAG TGTTTGTTTGCAACAGAGACCTTCAGCATAGGGCTGAACATGCCTGCCAAAACTGTTGTCTTCACGAATGTCCGCAAATTTGATGGAGATAAATTTAGGTGGATATCTAGTGGGGAATACATACAAATGAGTGGTCGGGCTGGTCGGCGCGGAATTGATGAACGTGGCATTTGCATCCTAATGGTTGACGAGAATCTAGAACCTTCCACAGCTAAGCTGATGTTAAAAGGAAGCGCTGACCCTTTGAACAG TGCATTCCACTTGAGCTACAATATGTTATTGAATCAAATCCGAAGTGAAGACGGTGATCCTGAAACTTTGCTGCGCAATTCTTTCTACCAATTTCAATCAGACCGAGCCATTCCTGATCTCGAA AAACAGGCAAAAGTCCTTGAAGAGGAGAGGGAGTCGATGATAATAGAACAGGAGGATAGTTTGGAGAATTATTACTCTCTGCTAGAGCAATATAAAACCTTGAAAAAGGATGTCCGTGATATCGTGTTATCGCCAAAACACTGTTTACCCTTCCTGCAGCCCGGCAGGCTTGTATGCATCCAATGTACAAAGAATGATGAAGATTCGTCATCATTTTCTGTTAAAGATGATGTAACATGGGGAGTCATAATTAATTTTGTGAGGATTAGAGAAGTTTCTGAAG AGGATGGAAGTAAGAAGCCTGAGGACTCGAGCTATATGGTGGATGTTCTCACAAGATGTCGCTTGCAGAAGAATGAACTTGCTAAAAAAACAATCAGGATCCTTCCAATTAAGGAACCTGGCGAGGCTGCTGTTATTTCAATTCCCCTTTCACTG ATTGATTTCTTGAGTAGTATCCGGGTAATAATACCAAAAGACCTCCTGCCAGTTAAGGCTCGAGAAAATACGCTTAAGAAAGTGTCTGAAGTTCTCGATAGATTTGTTAAAGAAGGCATGCCTCTCCTAGATCCTGAAGATGATATGAAG GTTCAAAGCAGCTCTTATAAGAAGGCAGCAAGTAGAATAGAAAAGTTGGAGAACCTTTTTGAAAAGCATGAAATTGCCAAATCTCCACTGATTGAGCAAAAGCTAAAAGTTCTGCACACAAAGAAAGAACTTACTGCCAAAATCAAATCTGTAAAGAgaatgatgcggtcttcttcaGTATTAGCATTCAAAGGTGAACTTAAAGCGAGGAAAAGAGTACTGAGGAGAATGGG ATATATTACGAGTGATGATGTTGTGGAGCTGAAGGGCAAAGTTGCATGTGAAATCAGCAGTGCAGATGAATTGACATTGACGGAACTTATGTTCAATGGGGTTCTGAAGGATATTAAGGTGGAGGAGATGATATCTCTTCTCTCGTGTTTTGTGTGGCAAGAAAAGCTACAGGAAGCCCAAAAGCCTCGAGATGAACTTGAGATGCTTTTCATGCAATTACAGGATACAGCACGTAAGGTTGCCAAGGTTCAGCTCGAGTGCAAG GTTCAAATTGATGTTGAGGGTTTTGTGAGTTCTTTCAGACCAGATGTTATGGAGGCGGTTTATGCCTGGGCAAAAGGATCCAAATTCTATGAAATTATGGAAATATCACAGGTGTTTGAAGGAAGTTTGATCAGGGCTATCAGGAGACTGGAGGAAGTCCTTCAGCAGCTGATACAAGCAGCTAAATCAATTGGAGAAACAGAGCTTGAAGTAAAATTTGAAGAAGCTGTCAGCAAGATAAAGAGAGATATCGTCTTTGCAGCTTCATTGTATTTGTAG